One Solea senegalensis isolate Sse05_10M linkage group LG21, IFAPA_SoseM_1, whole genome shotgun sequence DNA segment encodes these proteins:
- the ror2 gene encoding tyrosine-protein kinase transmembrane receptor ROR2 has product MDSSVSTLMWMMFLFLTLTCDADPGVSADPDAVAEAQSGAAPTAEGYFLEFQEPVSNITHFQGQTATLHCKVSGNPRPSTRWLKNDAPVVQEQGRITIRKTEAGSKLRIQDLDTTDTGYYQCVASNSLKVISATGVLYVKLGQMPTHSPDEPSREKGFCQPYRGIACARFIGNQSIYVESLQMQGDSENRITAAFTMIGTSTHLSDQCSRFAIPSFCYYVFPLCDEGSRGPRRRQLCRDECEALENDLCHAEYTIARSNPMILMQLKLPTCHLLPRPETPDAASCMRIGVPPEKLGSYSPTDHICYNGSGADYKGTVSITKSGHHCQPWSSQFPHSHHLLQEYPELWGSHNFCRNPGGQMQAPWCFTLDPHVRVDLCDIQPCKPPENPRKEILFILIPAIAIPLVIACLFFLVCVCRNKQKASTDTPPRCQLSGSPTQDVELSLLNQQKHQTKLREVNLSAVRFMEELGEDRFGKVYKGQLYGTTPGEQGQVVAIKTLKDKVDVALCEEFRHEAMLRFQIQNQHLVSLLGVVTKEQPMSMIFSYSSLGDLHEYLVMRSPNSDVGSVDDDKTVKSTLEQADFLHVITQIAAGMEYLSSQQVIHKDLAARNILVFDKLNIKILDLGLFRDVYSADYYNLMGTSLFPIRWMSPEAIMYGKFSTDSDIWSYGVLLWETFSYGLQPYCGYSNQDVIEMVRNHQLLHCPDDCPAWIYALMLECWSEFPARRPRFKDMHTRLRSWESLSNYNSSAQTSGTSNTTQTSSLSTSPVSNISMSTANTSRYTSPKKGSPFHQPQFMPMKGQMHRPMVPPQLYIPVNGYHHPMSYPYLQNFYPMQIPMAMPHQQMHHPPQVVSKAGSHHSGSGSTSTGYVTTAPSNTSATERAALLNDNSKTTDEDLADRASQEEAGLHEDSSVPETELLGDNDPSHTDELVVHLSDT; this is encoded by the exons GTTATTTCCTGGAGTTCCAGGAGCCGGTCAGCAACATCACCCACTTCCAGGGCCAGACAGCCACGCTGCACTGCAAGGTGTCAGGGAATCCACGACCGTCCACCCGCTGGCTAAAGAATGATGCTCCTGTGGTCCAGGAGCAGGGACGCATAACCATCCGTAAGACAGAGGCAGGCTCCAAGCTCCGCATCCAAGACCTGGACACGACGGACACTGGCTATTATCAGTGTGTTGCCTCCAACTCATTGAAGGTCATCTCTGCAACAGGCGTCCTCTATGTCAAACTAG GACAGATGCCCACACACAGTCCTGATGAACC GTCACGTGAAAAAGGTTTCTGTCAACCTTACCGAGGCATCGCCTGCGCTCGCTTCATCGGCAACCAGAGCATCTATGTTGAGTCCCTGCAGATGCAGGGGGACAGCGAAAACCGCATCACAG cTGCTTTCACTATGATCGGCACCTCCACCCATCTATCAGACCAGTGCTCCAGGTTTGCCATCCCGTCCTTCTGCTACTACGTCTTCCCTCTGTGTGACGAGGGCTCTCGAGGCCCCCGGCGCCGCCAGCTCTGTCGCGACGAGTGCGAGGCCCTGGAGAACGACCTGTGCCACGCGGAGTACACCATCGCCCGGTCTAATCCCATGATCCTCATGCAGCTCAAGCTCCCCACCTGCCACCTGCTGCCACGGCCAGAGACGCCTGATGCCGCGTCCTGCATGAGGATCGGAGTGCCACCGGAAAAACTAGGCTCAT ATTCCCCCACAGATCACATCTGCTACAATGGAAGTGGAGCTGACTACAAAGGCACGGTCAGCATCACTAAGTCTGGTCATCACTGTCAGCCGTGGAGCTCTCAGTTCCCTCACAGCCACCACCTGTTGCAGGAATACCCCGAGCTGTGGGGGAGTCACAACTTCTGCCGCAACCCAGGAGGTCAGATGCAGGCGCCGTGGTGCTTCACCTTAGACCCTCATGTCAGGGTGGACCTGTGTGACATCCAGCCCTGCA aGCCTCCAGAGAACCCCAGGAAGGAGATCCTGTTCATTTTAATCCCTGCCATCGCCATCCCTCTCGTCATCGCCTGCCTCTTCTTCCTGGTGTGCGTGTGTCGTAATAAGCAGAAGGCTTCGACGGACACGCCCCCTCGCTGCCAGCTCAGCGGCTCACCCACCCAGGACGTGGAGCTCTCGCTCCTCAACCAGCAAAAAcaccag ACCAAGCTGCGGGAGGTTAATCTGTCGGCAGTGCGATTCATGGAGGAGCTCGGCGAGGATCGGTTCGGCAAGGTCTACAAGGGCCAACTGTACGGCACCACGCCTGGTGAGCAGGGCCAGGTGGTGGCCATCAAGACGCTAAAAGACAAGGTGGATGTCGCGCTCTGTGAGGAGTTCCGTCACGAGGCCATGCTCCGCTTTCAAATCCAGAATCAACATTTAGTGTCTTTGCTGGGTGTGGTCACCAAAGAGCAGCCAATGAGCATGATATTCTCCTACTCCAGCCTTGGTGACCTGCATGAGTACCTGGTGATGCGCTCCCCCAACTCAGATGTGGGCAGCGTCGATGATGATAAGACAGTGAAGTCCACTCTGGAGCAGGCGGACTTCCTTCACGTGATCACGCAGATCGCTGCGGGAATGGAGTATCTCTCCAGCCAACAAGTGATCCATAAAGACCTCGCGGCCCGAAACATTCTGGTCTTTGACAAACTCAACATCAAGATTCTGGATCTAGGCCTCTTCAGAGATGTCTACTCCGCCGATTATTACAACCTCATGGGCACCAGCCTGTTCCCGATTCGCTGGATGTCCCCAGAGGCAATTATGTACGGCAAGTTCTCCACCGACTCTGACATCTGGTCCTACGGCGTCCTGCTGTGGGAGACTTTCAGCTACGGTCTGCAGCCGTACTGTGGCTACTCCAACCAGGATGTGATTGAGATGGTGCGCAACCACCAGCTGCTGCACTGTCCAGACGACTGCCCGGCATGGATTTACGCTCTCATGCTGGAGTGTTGGAGCGAATTCCCTGCGAGAAGACCTCGCTTCAAGGACATGCACACACGCTTGCGCTCCTGGGAGAGTCTGTCCAACTACAACAGCTCTGCTCAGACGTCTGGCACCAGCAACACGACCCAGACCAGCTCTCTCAGCACCAGCCCTGTTAGCAACATCAGCATGAGCACGGCGAATACCTCACGCTACACCAGCCCTAAAAAGGGCTCGCCCTTCCATCAGCCCCAGTTCATGCCCATGAAGGGCCAAATGCACCGGCCCATGGTGCCCCCGCAACTCTACATCCCCGTCAATGGATACCACCACCCCATGTCATACCCATACCTGCAGAACTTTTACCCCATGCAAATACCCATGGCCATGCCCCATCAGCAGATGCACCACCCACCACAAGTGGTCAGCAAGGCCGGCTCTCACCACAGTGGCAGTGGATCCACGTCCACAGGCTACGTCACCACCGCCCCGTCCAACACGTCTGCGACAGAGCGAGCGGCTTTGTTGAACGACAACTCCAAGACCACCGACGAGGACTTGGCCGACCGGGCGTCCCAGGAAGAAGCAGGCCTACATGAGGACTCGTCGGTGCCAGAAACGGAATTGCTAGGCGATAATGACCCTTCACACACTGATGAATTGGTTGTCCACTTGTCGGACACataa
- the nfil3 gene encoding nuclear factor interleukin-3-regulated protein, whose amino-acid sequence MLSVVDSNMQSVKQEVDSSESYSGEDALVLAVALQGANRDLMGSQRSAIPFKAKTSCRRKREFIPDEKKDNLYWERRRKNNEAAKRSREKRRINDMVLENKLMALGEENASLKAELLSLKLKFGLVSSAAYAREAQELSSSAAVNLYQELVPPSPDQGSYSRDVEPLHLRSSCISVIKHSPHMPEAYTATQGTLSLCRSTQVKQEPAENGSFVQESSSPYELYRNCMSSPLSGVCSQPASFLQATSSSSNSPRSSDDGAVSKSSDGEDEQQVPKGFMATAAGPTSVIVSTHKVPDASSSALPHKLRIKARTTQIKVEPVDPEYEFPRRSRPVGSVEVGRSHSTGDCAEHTQPPVCALSVQVTNMQGWSQCSEPWHRSSTETLWDVYKSSRHSPSTASNTTSMDVREPSSLAEASDLDALPLKRLVATQQGSVIESNKSGALL is encoded by the coding sequence ATGTTGTCAGTTGTTGACAGTAATATGCAATCAGTCAAACAAGAGGTGGACTCGAGTGAGTCTTACAGTGGAGAAGATGCTCTGGTCCTGGCTGTGGCTCTGCAGGGAGCCAACAGAGACCTGATGGGCTCCCAAAGATCTGCAATTCCATTCAAGGCTAAAACCTCCTGTCGCAGGAAAAGAGAGTTTATCCCAGATGAGAAGAAAGACAACCTTTACTGGGAGAGACGTCGCAAAAACAACGAGGCAGCCAAGCGCTCTAGGGAGAAGCGGCGCATCAACGACATGGTGCTCGAGAACAAGCTGATGGCTCTTGGGGAGGAAAATGCCTCGCTCAAAGCCGAGCTGCTGTCGCTGAAGCTTAAATTCGGCTTGGTGAGCTCGGCTGCATATGCACGAGAGGCTCAGGAGTTGTCCAGCTCCGCGGCAGTCAACCTCTACCAGGAGCTCGTTCCACCCTCTCCTGACCAAGGCTCTTACAGCAGGGACGTGGAACCTCTTCACTTGCGAAGTAGCTGCATATCAGTTATCAAGCATTCACCTCACATGCCTGAGGCATACACTGCAACTCAGGGAACCCTCAGCCTCTGCAGGAGCACACAAGTCAAGCAAGAACCAGCAGAGAATGGCAGCTTTGTACAGGAGAGCAGCAGTCCCTATGAGCTGTACAGAAACTGCATGAGCAGCCCTCTCTCTGGTGTCTGCTCACAGCCCGCCTCCTTCCTGCAGGCCACCAGCTCATCCAGTAACTCCCCCAGGAGCTCTGACGATGGCGCTGTGAGCAAATCGTCAGATGGTGAGGATGAGCAGCAGGTCCCCAAAGGGTTCATGGCGACTGCAGCCGGCCCAACAAGCGTCATTGTATCCACACACAAAGTGCCCGATGCCAGTTCTTCAGCGTTGCCCCATAAACTGCGCATCAAAGCCAGAACCACCCAAATCAAAGTGGAGCCCGTTGACCCTGAATACGAGTTCCCTAGAAGGTCCCGTCCAGTTGGCAGCGTGGAGGTGGGACGCAGCCACAGCACTGGGGACTGTGCGGAGCACACACAGCCTCCTGTGTGTGCTCTGTCAGTGCAGGTCACCAACATGCAGGGTTGGAGCCAGTGCTCTGAGCCGTGGCACAGAagcagcacagagacactgtgggACGTCTACAAGAGCAGCAGACACAGCCCGAGCACCGCCTCCAACACAACCTCTATGGATGTAAGAGAACCTTCCTCGCTGGCTGAGGCCTCGGACCTCGACGCTCTCCCTTTGAAAAGACTGGTGGCAACACAGCAAGGTTCTGTGATTGAGTCGAACAAGAGCGGCGCGCTCCTCTga